From the genome of bacterium HR17:
CCGCAGTGCCCGCCGACTCTTGGAAGAGGACGACAACCCGTTGGTGCACGAAGCGTTGGAGCATGTCGTGAAAAACCATCCCGTGCTGTTGAACCGCGCCCCCACTTTGCACCGTCTGGGCATTCAAGCCTTTGAGCCCGTTTTGGTGGACGGCAAAGCCATTCAGATTCACCCGCTCGTTTGCCCGCCTTACAACGCCGATTTTGACGGCGACCAAATGGCGGTCCATGTGCCTTTGTCGGTCACGGCGCAAGCCGAAGCGCGCCTGCTGATGATGTCGTCCAACAACATCTTTTCGCCGGCGAACGGGCAACCGTTGATGGCGCCCGGCTACGACATCGCCTTGGGTTGCTACTACCTGACGCTGTGTCAGGAATTACCCGAAGAGACGCATATCGCTTACACGCCTGGGCGCAAAACTTTCGCCACGCCGGTAGAAGTGTTGCTTTACGCCCGCAAAGGGCTGTTGCGATTAGACGAGGAAGTCACCATCGGTAACGAGCGAGCGCCCGTTTACCGCCATATTTTGCACTACCTCGCCCCACGCGGGCGCGCGTTTGCCGACCCTGCAACGGCACTGCGGATGTTGGAAACAGGTCAACTCCACTGGCAAGCGGACATTTTGGTGCGCCACCCAGCGGCGAGCGCCGACGGTCACGGCTGGCTGTTGACGACGCCAGGGCGTCTGCTTTTCAACAGCCTGCTGCCGCCTGACTTCGGCTACATCAATGAACCGGTGACCAAAGGCAAACTGCGCGACATCGTCATCCAACTTTATGAGCGTTACAGCAACGCGCGGTTGGTGCAATTTCTGGACGAGGTCAAAGACCTCGGTTTCCATATCGCCACCCTTTCAGGCATCACCCTCTCGGTCGCAGACCTGCGGGTGCGTACCGAACGCGAGCAAATCATCCGCCAAGCCGAGGAGAAGGTGCGGCAAATTGAAGAAGCCTACGAACAAGGCTTGATGAGCCCCTTTGAACGAGAGGAGCAAATCTACCGCACTTGGATGGATGTCGTGGACAAAGTGACCGAACAGGTTATGCAAAACATCGGTCCCTTCAACCCGTTGTTTATGATGGCGGAAAGCGGTGCTCGCGGTCGCAAAGAGCAAATCGTGCAATTGGCGGGGTTGCGCGGTTTGATGACGACAGCGTTGGGCACGATCATTAGCGACCTGCCCGTCAAAAGCAACTTCCGCGATGGGTTAAGCCTGTTGGAATACTTCGTCTGCACTTTCTCGGCGCGGCGCACCCTCGCAGACACCGCTTTGCGCACTTCCGACGCAGGTTACCTGACCCGCCGGCTGGTGGATGTCGCCCAAGATGTGGTCATCAAAGCGATTGACTGTGGGACGACAGAGGGGATAGAGGTCACAGCGATTGAAGAGCGCCAACGCTTGGACGAACACCGCGAGCAAGTCGTGACCATCGTCCCCTTGTCGGAACGCATCTTCGGACGCATCGCTGCCGCGGACATCGTGCACCCGAAAACGCGCAAAGTGCTCGTCCGCGCTGGCGAGATGATTACCCGCGATAAAGCGAAAGCGGTTGAAGCCGCTGGCGTCACCTCGGTAAAAGTGCGCTCACCGTTGACTTGCGAGTTACCGCACGGTCTGTGCGCCAAATGCTACGGGATGGATTTGTCCACGGGTCGGTTAGTGGAGTTGGGCGAAGCCGTCGGGATCATCGCCGCGCAATCTATCGGTGAACCCGGCACCCAATTCACCCTGCGCACTTTCCACACCGTCATCGGTCAAAGTTTGGTGGAAATCCGCCAGTTCAAAGGGCACCGCGAACGCGCTTTGCGCGAAATCATCCGTCACTCCCGCGCCCAAGGCGCTGAAATGACCCTTAAGGACATGATGGAAGAGATCAAACGCGCCTCGCGCGGCGCAGAGGAGGAACAAAAAGAACAGCGCATGAAGTGGTGGACGCGACTGCACGTCCCGCGCCGACGCGGGTTGCTGCGCGTAGAGGAGTTGTTTGACGCCCGCAAACCGCTCGGGCAAGCGATCGTCGCTGAGTATGACGGCACGGTCGCGGAAATTTCGCGGCGCGGTATTTGGCGCGTATATGTGGACTCGCTGGTTCCCGAAACGGACTGGCAGCGACATCTGAATGACCCCATCGCCCAAGACGTCAAGGTCGGCAACACGGTGCTCGTCCCGCAAGGCACGCCCCTGACAGATGTCATCATTGAGCAACTCAAAGCCGCTGGCGTCAAGGAAGTGGTCATCCGCAAGGGTTATGTCGTGCCGTTCAACGCTGACTTCAAGGTGCGCGTCGGCAGTAAAGTCAAAGCCGGTGACCCCCTGACCGAAGGGGCAATTAACCCGCACACCCTGCTGACCCTGCGGGGTGTCCGCGCCGTCCAAGAGTATTTGCTGCACGAAATCCAAAGCGTCTACCGCTCGCACGGTCTGGACATTCACGACAAGCATGTGGAAATTATCATCCGCCAAATGCTTCGCAAGCGCAAAATCGTTGACCCTGGCGATACGGAATTCCTGCCAGGTCAACTGGTAGACCGAGCCGTTTTTGAATTGGAGAACAGACGGGTCGCAGAGGCAGGCGGCAAGCCGGCGACAGCAGAGTGGGTGTTGATGGGCATCATGCGGGTCGCCGAAAACACGGACAGTTGGCTGAGCGCGGCGTCCTTCCAACGCACGACCCAAGCCTTGTCCGAGGCGGCTATTCGCGGCAAAGCCGACTATCTGGTGGGGTTGAAGGAGAACGTTATCATCGGGCGTCTGATTCCCGCTGGCACTGGGTTCATCCGCCCCGGCAGCGTAGAGGTGCTTCCGGCAAGCACCGAACCGTTGCCCCACATCGGCGAACCTGAAGACGGGACGACGAAACCCCGTCGTCGCCGCCGCACTAAAAAATGATGTGAACTTGCGTCCTGCCGCTGACGGGCAAAATATCGGCAGCGCATCGGAGCAAAAAGCCGGCTCTGGTGCGCTGCCATCTTTATGGGCTTGCCTCCCGCCTGCAAAAGTGCCAAACTTTTATTGGCAATTTGAGGCTGCGCCCACCGACCTTGTGGTGCCCGTGTCAGCAAACGAAGCGGGT
Proteins encoded in this window:
- the rpoC gene encoding DNA-directed RNA polymerase subunit beta'; its protein translation is MLETKTQRPTNYFEVVRIGLASPQDIRSWSHGEVKRPETINYRTFRPEKDGLFDERIFGPTKDYECACGRYKKRKFAGIVCERCGVEVTSSRVRRRRMGHIELVSPVAHIWFFRNTPSVIAMLLDISPKLVERVVYLTTYIVTQVDPRAIRQERDNLQKAVELEKSEIDASVRNHINRLRREQENLRDRARKGQMPLEDAEDQIRALEKEIQTVEQQAEEQKQELDKALELLQALQPKQALSPEEFLSLKRLLETAQRKLGRPYDHLFKAGTGPEALRELLEDLDLERTARELRRALQDTTGAKRARLIKRLEVIEAFRKSRNRPEWMIMEVLPVLPPDLRPMVQLDGGRFATSDLNDLYRRVINRNNRLKKMREIRAPESIINHEKRLLQEAVDALLDNSRKPHPVQGPTGRPLKSLSDMLRGKEGRFRRNLLGKRVDYSGRSVIVVGPQLKLYQCGLPRVMAKELFRPFLMHWLERHSDQTGIYTLRSARRLLEEDDNPLVHEALEHVVKNHPVLLNRAPTLHRLGIQAFEPVLVDGKAIQIHPLVCPPYNADFDGDQMAVHVPLSVTAQAEARLLMMSSNNIFSPANGQPLMAPGYDIALGCYYLTLCQELPEETHIAYTPGRKTFATPVEVLLYARKGLLRLDEEVTIGNERAPVYRHILHYLAPRGRAFADPATALRMLETGQLHWQADILVRHPAASADGHGWLLTTPGRLLFNSLLPPDFGYINEPVTKGKLRDIVIQLYERYSNARLVQFLDEVKDLGFHIATLSGITLSVADLRVRTEREQIIRQAEEKVRQIEEAYEQGLMSPFEREEQIYRTWMDVVDKVTEQVMQNIGPFNPLFMMAESGARGRKEQIVQLAGLRGLMTTALGTIISDLPVKSNFRDGLSLLEYFVCTFSARRTLADTALRTSDAGYLTRRLVDVAQDVVIKAIDCGTTEGIEVTAIEERQRLDEHREQVVTIVPLSERIFGRIAAADIVHPKTRKVLVRAGEMITRDKAKAVEAAGVTSVKVRSPLTCELPHGLCAKCYGMDLSTGRLVELGEAVGIIAAQSIGEPGTQFTLRTFHTVIGQSLVEIRQFKGHRERALREIIRHSRAQGAEMTLKDMMEEIKRASRGAEEEQKEQRMKWWTRLHVPRRRGLLRVEELFDARKPLGQAIVAEYDGTVAEISRRGIWRVYVDSLVPETDWQRHLNDPIAQDVKVGNTVLVPQGTPLTDVIIEQLKAAGVKEVVIRKGYVVPFNADFKVRVGSKVKAGDPLTEGAINPHTLLTLRGVRAVQEYLLHEIQSVYRSHGLDIHDKHVEIIIRQMLRKRKIVDPGDTEFLPGQLVDRAVFELENRRVAEAGGKPATAEWVLMGIMRVAENTDSWLSAASFQRTTQALSEAAIRGKADYLVGLKENVIIGRLIPAGTGFIRPGSVEVLPASTEPLPHIGEPEDGTTKPRRRRRTKK